GTCTGCCCAGGACCACAGGTCAAATGATCCTGTGACTCCTTGACCCGTGAACCCCTCATGACCCTAAGACCCTTACCCTGTAACTCCCAGCTGGCTTCATGGCTCTGTGAATATGTAATCCCCATGTCCTTCATAACTCTGTGATTTTCTTATGATCTTTTAATCTTGTAAATATTTGACTCCCTAAACCCTCATGAGACTGTGACCCCCATGGCCACAATGACCTTAGACCTTTGCAATCCACATGCTCCCAGGATGCTTCAATCCTCCATGGCCTCATCACTCAGAGAATTCCAATCCCTGCAACCTTGTCATAGCCCTATGACCCTGTGACTATCACATAACGTCTATGCATATTCAGACCTCTGATCTCCCACAACCTCATGATCCCTATACCCTTGTGACCTTATGATGCATTCTTGGCTACAGGTGACAGAACTGAAGGGTCTGGCCAACCATGTGGTTGTAGGCAGTGTCTCCTGCGAGACCAAGGACCTGTTTGCTGCCCTGCCCCAAGTTGTGGCTGTGGACATCAATGACCTCGGCACCATCAAGCTCAGCCTGGAAGTCACATGGAGGTTGGTGTTGTTGAGTGGCTTGGGGACAGGACCAAGGGGCCTGTGGCACCTGCTAAAAGCCTCTTACCTCCCCAGCCCTTTCGACAAGGATGACCAGCCCTCAACTGCTTCCACTGTCAACAAGGCCTCCACAGTCACCAAACGCTTCTCCACCTATAGCCAGAGCCCACCAGACACGCCCTCACTTCGGGAACAGGCCTTTTATGTGAGTCACAGGCCAGGCTTAGGCCCCACCATCCTCCAGGGGCTCCCTGGGGTGGTCCTGAAGcaccctttcctctctcccagaaTATGCTGAGGCGGCAGGAGGAGCTGGAGAATGGGACGGCATGGTCCTTGTCATCCGAATCTTCAGACGACTCATCCAGCCCCCAGCTTTCAGGCATTGCCCGCCACTCTTCAGCTCCCAGGCCTCTGGTGCAGCAACCTGAACCTCTGCCCATTCAAGTCACCTTCCGTAGGCCTGAGACCCCCACCTCTGCACCTGTGGATGAAGAGCGGATCATGGCCCCTGCCCTGGCCAATGGCCATGCCCCCTATAGCCGGACTCTGAGCCACATCAGTGAGGCCAGTGTGGATGCTGCCTTGGCTGAGGCTTCTGTGGAGGCTCTGGGCCTAGAATGCTTAGCTCAGGGACCTAGCCTGCCTGCACACCTAGATCCCACCCATGGGGAGCAACCTGGTCCTGTCCCTCCTGCTGTGGACCCGTGCCATTCTGCCACAAGCCTTACCCTCAGTACAACAGGCCCCACCCACATATCTACAGACCCTGCTTTGTCTGCACACCTAGATTTGGTTCACAAGATCACAGACTCTAGCCCTTCTGAACTGCCAGGCCCTACCCACACCATCAGAGGATCTACCTATAATGACATCAGCCTTACCCAAAGTGCTCCAAGCCTCACTCATATTACCACAGCTTCTACCCACAAGCCCATGGTCTCTACCCTCACCACTACAAGCCCTACTCCCAGTGCCACAGCCCCAGTCCAGACCACCACAAGTCCCACCCACAAGCCAATGCTTTGCACCCTCACTACTGAAGGTCCTACCACCAATACTACAGGCCCAGTCCAGACCACCACAAGCCCCATCCACACTACAACAAGCCCTACCCATACCACTGCAAGCCTCACCCAAACCACTATAAGCTCTGCCCACACTACTGCAAGCCCCACCCATGCCACTATAAGCCCCACCCATGCCACTACAAGCCCCACCCATGCAAGTACAAGCCCTGCTCACAAAGCCAGGATGTCAACTCACACCACTACGAGTCCTACCCCCAAGGCTAAGGACCCAGTCCAGACCACTAGGAGCCCCACCCATCCTGTCACAAGCCCCACCCTTATAACTGTAAGCTCTTCCACTTTTCTAGACCATGCCATGCTTCCCAGCTCCTCTGCAAAGGCAGACCCTACCCTCCCAGGCACCAACACCCAGTCCTGTAGCTACCCATTTTCCACTCCTTGCACTCAGGCAGACCCCgtagcccccagcccctcctacCCAAGTCCTGCCTGTTCCAGTTGCGAACCCCTCACAAGTCCATCCCCAGATTCCCCAGAACCGGACCTTCAGAGTCCAAGTCCCCCTCTCTCACCCGTAGCCCCTGTGGCCCAGCATTTAGACCTTAGCCTGGCTGTGGCCACTCAGGCCCCAGTTCCAGGAGCAGCTGGAGGGGCTGGGGATAGGAGGCTGGAAGAGGCACTAGGGGCCCTAATGGCTGCCCTGGATGACTATCGTGGCCAGTTCCCTGAGCTGCAGGGCCTAGAGCAGGAGGTGACCCGGCTGGAGAGTCTGCTCATGGTAAGGAGGGCCAGGTGGGCTGCAGCAGGGAGGGCAGCAAGGCAGTGGGCGGTAGCACTGACTCCCTTCCCAACCCCAGCAGAAACAAGGCCTCACTCGCAGCCGGGCCTCCAGCCTTAGTATCACTGTGGAGCATGCCCTGGagagcttcagcttcctcaaTGAGGATGAAGATGAAGACATCGATAGTCCTGGAGACAGGTGAGGGGGAAGAGGTGAGGGGAGTGCCAAGTGAAGGGGAAAGGCCAGAAAGGGGAACAGGTGAGGTGGAGCCAGGTAGAGCACACAAGGAGAGTGGCAAGACTGGAGGTGGCAGGAGGGGATACACTTGCCAGCAGGTGCATCTGTGTTtgacacccccacccctcaccccatgTAGTCCTCATGTGTCCCTGATGCCTGTTTCCAACCCCATCTGTATCCCCAGTGCTTCTGACCTCCCTCCTTCTGGTCCAGGCAATGCCTGCCTCTCCTGCTGGTCCCCATCAGCTTGTGatcctccagctcctcctctttcccttggACTCACCTTGGACCTACCCTATGAACAAGCCCTTTTGGTGCCTCTCCATGCACCCTGGGTCCCTCAGCACCAGCCCCCTCTGTCTCAACCCAGGTTTTCCCCGAGAACCCAGCCCCTTGGCTCTCTGTCCCAGAGTGGCCTTTGCCAATTCCTGGTTAAGAGTCCTGCCTGgcctgtcctctctctgctgctgcccAGGTTAGGGCCCTGTGCCCTGAACCCTTTGGGCCACAATCCCTTGGAGTCCACATTATATAGACCATCCCGCCTGCAACCCTACTCCCAGCCATCCCAACCCCGGCGGCCCTGGTGGTCCCAGAAGTTGTAGCTGGAGGTGGGAAAAGACAGACGAACCCTGGAGACCCCCACTAACACCTGTTGGTCGTagtctcttcctccttctagAAGTCCTCCGTGAACTTACCCATTGTCTGTTGTCTGTGTATCGTCTGCTCTTCCATTCTGGGGGGGgaccttaataaaaataaactgttgacCACATGATGATGTGTGCTCCTGGGGTGGTTGACCCCCTTTTTCTCTCAGGCCCCcaaacagcctggagcctggggctgAGGACAGCCTCGACTTACCCAGTGCCCGCCCCCTCAGCACGGAGTGTCCAGCTCTGGACGCTGCCTTGGTCCAGCACCTGTACCACTGCAGCCGCCTCCTGCTGGTGAGGCTAGTGGTATTCTCCACACCCTCCTTTTGTAATCCCCTACCCCAGGGAGCCCTGCACTTCAATACTGACCCTCCATGCCTCCTCTGACTTCCACTCCCCACTGCCCCAGGGCTCTAGCATTTGGCTCTTGCTGAGTGGAACACCTCCCATACTCTGGCTTCCCCCATCCTCTCCATGCATGCTGGGACTTGTAGTCCCTGGGCTCCACCCTCCCCAAGCTTCATCCTGAGATAAGGCCATCCCTATTCTCCAGAAACTGGGCACATTTGGGCCCCTGCGCTGCCAGGAGGCATGGGCCCTGGAGCGGCTGCTGAGGGAAGCCAGAGTGCTAGAGGCCGTATGTGAGCTTAGCAGACGATGGGAAGTCCCTGCCACCTCTGCCCAGGAAGGTAAGGGCTCTGTCTGCCCTGAAGCTCCTCCCTTACCTAGCCCCATCTGCAAGCCTGTCTGCCCACCTGCCTGCTCTGTTGCTGATGGTTGTCTGCACCTCCTCGTAGTGGTGCAGTTCTCAGCCTCTCGGCCCAGCTTCCTCACCTTCTGGGACCAGTGCACAGAGGGACTCAGCCCCTTCATCTGCCCCGTAGAGAGAGTGCTCCTCACCTTCTGCAATCAATACAGTGCCCGTCTCTCCCTGCGCCAGCCAGGCCTAGCTGAGGCTGGTGAGTGGGCTGCCTACCTGCCCCCTCTTACCTCCTTTGTTGGATTCCTAGTGACGGGATCTCAGGAAAAGCCAGGTCAGCCTACACAGACCTGCTGAGCTGAGCAGTGGGAGGAAATAATGAAGGCTTGTTTCTTTGCATGGAAGGACCCAGAAGGGTAGGGTTTGGATGGGGGGGCCCCTGGACCTGAACCTGGGATGGGAGCACTCTTCCCTCTAAGGGTCTGGCTCCACCCAAACCCTGAGGCTTGCAGCACTGCCTCCCACAGTGTGTGTCAAGTTCCTGGAGGATGCCCTGGGGCAGAAGCTGCCCAGGAGGCCCCAGACAGGCCCTGGAGAGCAGTTCACCATCTTCCAGTTCTGGAGTTATGTCGAAGCCTTGGACAGCCCCTCTATGGAGGCCTATGTGACTGAGACCGCCGAGGAGGGTGAGCCAGAGGCCCTGATCACAAAGTGGCCTGACTCTGTGGGTGTGGATGAGAACATGAGTATACAAGACCCTACCCCACAACGTTCCTTGCCCTGCTACCTTGTCCcaactctcctttcttctttcagtgtTACTGGTGCGGAATTTGAATTCAGATGACCAAGCTGTTGTGCTGAAGGCCCTGAGGTTGGCTCCTGAGGGGAGACTGCAAAGGGATGGGCTTCGGGCCCTCAGCTCCCTGCTTGTCCATGGCAACAACAAGGTCAtggctgctgtcagcacccaGCTCCGGAGCCTGTCACTGGGCCCCGTCTTTAGGGAAAGGGTGAGAGTCAGGCAGGCCCTTCTTGAGGAAAAGGCTTGGGGTCCCAGGCTCCCAGTGTCTGGCTAAGTCTGCCCTCCCACCCTTACCCAGGCCCTACTGTGCTTCCTGGACCAACTCGAGGATGAGGATGTACAGACAAGAGTGGCTGGTTGCCTGGCCCTGGGCTGCATCAAGGTAATGCCTGCCAACCCCTGCACTTCATGCCCCTTCCAgttcccccagccctgggctgtgGGCCTTTCCCACCTGCTCCACTGGGCCCACCTCAATGTTCCCTCCCCCGGTAGGCTCCTGAGGGCATTGAGCCCCTGGTGTACCTGTGCCAAACAGACACAGAAGCTGTGAGGGAAGCCGCTCGACAGAGCCTGCAACAGTGTGGtgaggctgggggatgggagataCAGGTCAAATAGAGTTCCATAACAGTTTGACTGATGGGAGTAGGAGTGAGTGGAGTCACGGATGGGAGGGCCGAGATGGGGCTAGGATCGCTCCTAACCCCATCCTTACCCATTACAGGGGAAGAGGGACAGTCTGCCCATCGACGGCTGGAGGAATCACTGGACGCCCTGCCCCGCATCTTTGGGCCTGGCAGCATGGCCAGCACAGCATTCTAAATTTCCTACCCACTGGCTTCCAGTGCCCCTTCCTCTCACTTTCAGGGCTCACCAGGCACTGGCAGGGAGGGTGAGGGCTGGCTCCAGACACCTCTCCCCCACAGATTCCTATCATTGAAAATCTAATATATTCTTCTGTTGCCCTTGGGTTGGTAGAGTCAGTGCCTGCAGTCAAGTGCCTCCCAGCCTCGGCTCAGCACACTTGCCACAAATCAGTGTCCTGCCACATCccttggttttatattttatttacagagttttacagaaaataaaaaagcaaaatgcctTTCCTACATGGCCTGGCCTGGTGCATTCCTGACCCTCTGCTCCAGCACTCTCTGGCTATGGCCCTTCCTGACCCTGGTCTATCTGCATTCCAACTGTGTTTTGGCCCTGGAAATTCAGGTGGAAGAGAGCCCAGAGACTGAAACTGGGGTTGCAAAACAGCAGAGGAAGAGGGTAGTGGGTATTGTTGAGGAGGTCCAGTTTGGATGCTTGGGGGTGCCCTGGGCCTGGAAGCTATGGGTCCAGGCTGGAGCTGAACTGTGGAGTTGACCTAGAGAAAGCCCAAAGGTCCCAGTCCTGAGAGTGGCTCACTAGCAGCTAGCATGAGGTAGCCTGCAGACAGAGGAAGCTGGCAGGATAAGGCACGGTAAGAGCGTGAGCTTTTGGCCAAAAGGGGGCAGCAGAATCCCATCAAGGAACACGAGGCTTCTGGGTCTTCTCTCGGCTCAGGCAGCTTCCTACGGAGGTGGCTGAGCTGAACCCAAGGAGCTCCTTGGGGGCTGGGTAGTAAGAGAGAGGAGATTCTTGCAGAGGGGAAGAGCTGGGGCCTAGGAGGCAGGAAACTCAGGCAGCTGCCCTGTGATACTAAACAGCAAGTCCTTTCTCTCCCCAAGCTGCCTCTCCTCTCTGTAATAACAAATCTGACTGAACCCTGTGCgctgcccccaggccccccaacaGGCAGACTGCTGCTTCGGGAGGCAGGGCTCCAGGGAAAGGACTCACATCTTCCTAAAGCTACCTGGCACGTGAGTGTGTTAACCCCAGAAGGTTAAGAattctatgggggggggggtggaatttcAGAATGGCGGGCCTGTTTCAAAGAGGGCCCGAGGGAGGCCCACACCCAAGGCTGGACAAACAGGCTCTCTacctttcctctgtccctccagaGCTTTCATCAtccaggggcaagggaaacaaggaCTTCCCTACTCCCTGAACCCACTCTGTTGTGGTGCCTGTGGTGGTAGCACAGCAGTGTGACACTGGGGAAAGTGTGTGTGCCTGCACTCTAGAGGAGCCAATGAGGTGCCAATAGTCCcccggggggaggtgggggaggggtgacccAGATCCCCAAGGGAGCCCTGCTCCCCAGTGTTTTAGAGCTGTGTATGAGGAGGTTAGGCTGGGCCCTTAACCACCTGCTGGGGAAGCCAAGCTGAGCAGAAAAAACGGCCAACAGGAAGGAGCACAGGAAACACCTGTGTGTGGATACAGGTGTCTCATTCCAGAAGCGTCggggctggagtgggggtggtggcAGGCAGACAGCCCTCAGCACATGACACAGCTCTATGCTCCCTCTATAACTATGAAGGGTGGCATGGAGGGATGGTGGATGTTGTGCAGCTCAGCTTTTTGGATGGTTGGCTAgggtggcagggggtggagaAAGCAAACAAGTGATAGAGACCAAGCCAGCACCCAAAGTTGGCCACAGTTTGGGCCTGCCCCAAGAGCCCCTATAGGAAGAGTACAGTCCCAGAACCACCCCAGGGAGCCTATCAGGCCTGAGGTCCCACAAGAGTCCCACTAGTGGGGCAGGACTATCCACTTGGATCCAAATTTTAGCCTGTGTGGTCAGGAAAGAGGAAGTGAACATTCACTGGCCAGGTCCTGGGAAAGTGCAGACAGGGGTGACTGGGCCAGGATGAGCTCACAGCTCAATCCACAGGAGAGCACAGGGCCTGGGCAAGAAGTAGAGGATGGAAAAATATCATCCCAACCAAGGGTTAAATGAAGCAGTCACCAAAAATCTGAGCAGCCTGCTTTCCAATGCTGAGAAGGGATAGGGCCCCTAACTCTGTCCTTTACAAGGAGAGTCCCAAGGCCAGAGCCTAGTATTCAGCTCTAGCTGAGGGTGAGTGTGAGGGTCAGGATGAGCAGGAGCCAGAATTAGGGCACTGTGAGCACAGCCAGGTACAGGTGAAGGACTATCAAGACCAAAGCAAAAAAAAGTCTCAGGCCTTTGTCCCATCAAGCCTACCTAGCTTAGAGCAGTGTGGATCAATTCCAGAACAGCCACTCGACCCCTCTCCATTAACACCCTGATGTCAGGCTGAATGGCCTCCTACACCTAGGCCCAGGCCCATGTATGTGATATAGTTGAGGACAGGGAGAGGCTCTtgtaccctcccctcccccaacacacacacagcctcacaGGTGCTCCCCCACCACCCGGCACTCCCTCCACCTCCTACCTGCTGTCACACAGGTTCAGGGAGGCACTCATTCCTGCTGCTCAAagtgatgggggggagggggcctgatGACACCATCAGGATTCAAAGGCACCAGGGCAGGGAAAGCCTATGCGTAGCTGTCCTGTGGAGCCTGTGCCAGCCTCTGTGAGAGGACAGCAGAAGTGTTACATACTGAGGAGTGCCCCATCAATCAAGTCCATCAAGGCCACAGCTATGCCTTTGCCATCATAGTTGGAGCTCTCCCAGGACAAAAATATAAGTGCAGGATACAAAGGAGGGACCAGACTGAGGTAGTCCAGGATAGTTTATTGTGTTGGTGGTCATCAGcgcttcccctttctccccccttTCGTCTTCTAATCTTACCTTTTTTCCTGTCTCCCACTCTTCTTCTCCATGTATTCAAAGCTGTAGAgaaccaaaaaaagaagaaagaaaggcatgTTTGTGAAGGCAAAGAAGCAGATGGGTTGGCATGTGGGAAGAGGACTGCTTGCTTCTTTGTCTCACCCACAAAGTGGGGGTGCCTTCTTTGTGTGTTTCCATGCACGATGTGTGGGTACAATTTGCTGAACCCTAGGCATATGACATGCTCCTTCGCCCTCCTTTCCAGCCACCAGACAGCCCTGGAGTGTCCTATTCAGGCCAACTACCTGCCATGGCTTGGCTGTCGGACCCAGATCTTCTGTGCCTGGGTAATATTGGA
This genomic interval from Panthera leo isolate Ple1 chromosome E2, P.leo_Ple1_pat1.1, whole genome shotgun sequence contains the following:
- the RIPOR1 gene encoding rho family-interacting cell polarization regulator 1 isoform X4 codes for the protein MSFPAFSPPGPPRKPPALSRVSRMFSVAHPAPKVPQPERLDLVYTALKQGLTAYLEVHQQEQEKLQGQIRESKRNSRLGFLYDLDKQVKSIERFLRRLEFHASKIDELYEAYCVQRRLRDGAYNMIRAYSTGSPGSREARDSLAEATRGHREYTESMCLLESELEAQLGEFHLRMKGLAGFARLCVGDQYEICMKYGRQRWKLRGRIEGSGKQVWDSEETVFLPLLTEFLSIKVTELKGLANHVVVGSVSCETKDLFAALPQVVAVDINDLGTIKLSLEVTWSPFDKDDQPSTASTVNKASTVTKRFSTYSQSPPDTPSLREQAFYNMLRRQEELENGTAWSLSSESSDDSSSPQLSGIARHSSAPRPLVQQPEPLPIQVTFRRPETPTSAPVDEERIMAPALANGHAPYSRTLSHISEASVDAALAEASVEALGLECLAQGPSLPAHLDPTHGEQPGPVPPAVDPCHSATSLTLSTTGPTHISTDPALSAHLDLVHKITDSSPSELPGPTHTIRGSTYNDISLTQSAPSLTHITTASTHKPMVSTLTTTSPTPSATAPVQTTTSPTHKPMLCTLTTEGPTTNTTGPVQTTTSPIHTTTSPTHTTASLTQTTISSAHTTASPTHATISPTHATTSPTHASTSPAHKARMSTHTTTSPTPKAKDPVQTTRSPTHPVTSPTLITVSSSTFLDHAMLPSSSAKADPTLPGTNTQSCSYPFSTPCTQADPVAPSPSYPSPACSSCEPLTSPSPDSPEPDLQSPSPPLSPVAPVAQHLDLSLAVATQAPVPGAAGGAGDRRLEEALGALMAALDDYRGQFPELQGLEQEVTRLESLLMQKQGLTRSRASSLSITVEHALESFSFLNEDEDEDIDSPGDRPPNSLEPGAEDSLDLPSARPLSTECPALDAALVQHLYHCSRLLLKLGTFGPLRCQEAWALERLLREARVLEAVCELSRRWEVPATSAQEVVQFSASRPSFLTFWDQCTEGLSPFICPVERVLLTFCNQYSARLSLRQPGLAEAVCVKFLEDALGQKLPRRPQTGPGEQFTIFQFWSYVEALDSPSMEAYVTETAEEVLLVRNLNSDDQAVVLKALRLAPEGRLQRDGLRALSSLLVHGNNKVMAAVSTQLRSLSLGPVFRERALLCFLDQLEDEDVQTRVAGCLALGCIKAPEGIEPLVYLCQTDTEAVREAARQSLQQCGEEGQSAHRRLEESLDALPRIFGPGSMASTAF
- the RIPOR1 gene encoding rho family-interacting cell polarization regulator 1 isoform X3 codes for the protein MMSLSVRPQRRLLSARVNRSQSFAGVLGSQERGPRSFPAFSPPGPPRKPPALSRVSRMFSVAHPAPKVPQPERLDLVYTALKQGLTAYLEVHQQEQEKLQGQIRESKRNSRLGFLYDLDKQVKSIERFLRRLEFHASKIDELYEAYCVQRRLRDGAYNMIRAYSTGSPGSREARDSLAEATRGHREYTESMCLLESELEAQLGEFHLRMKGLAGFARLCVGDQYEICMKYGRQRWKLRGRIEGSGKQVWDSEETVFLPLLTEFLSIKVTELKGLANHVVVGSVSCETKDLFAALPQVVAVDINDLGTIKLSLEVTWSPFDKDDQPSTASTVNKASTVTKRFSTYSQSPPDTPSLREQAFYNMLRRQEELENGTAWSLSSESSDDSSSPQLSGIARHSSAPRPLVQQPEPLPIQVTFRRPETPTSAPVDEERIMAPALANGHAPYSRTLSHISEASVDAALAEASVEALGLECLAQGPSLPAHLDPTHGEQPGPVPPAVDPCHSATSLTLSTTGPTHISTDPALSAHLDLVHKITDSSPSELPGPTHTIRGSTYNDISLTQSAPSLTHITTASTHKPMVSTLTTTSPTPSATAPVQTTTSPTHKPMLCTLTTEGPTTNTTGPVQTTTSPIHTTTSPTHTTASLTQTTISSAHTTASPTHATISPTHATTSPTHASTSPAHKARMSTHTTTSPTPKAKDPVQTTRSPTHPVTSPTLITVSSSTFLDHAMLPSSSAKADPTLPGTNTQSCSYPFSTPCTQADPVAPSPSYPSPACSSCEPLTSPSPDSPEPDLQSPSPPLSPVAPVAQHLDLSLAVATQAPVPGAAGGAGDRRLEEALGALMAALDDYRGQFPELQGLEQEVTRLESLLMQKQGLTRSRASSLSITVEHALESFSFLNEDEDEDIDSPGDRPPNSLEPGAEDSLDLPSARPLSTECPALDAALVQHLYHCSRLLLKLGTFGPLRCQEAWALERLLREARVLEAVCELSRRWEVPATSAQEVVQFSASRPSFLTFWDQCTEGLSPFICPVERVLLTFCNQYSARLSLRQPGLAEAVCVKFLEDALGQKLPRRPQTGPGEQFTIFQFWSYVEALDSPSMEAYVTETAEEVLLVRNLNSDDQAVVLKALRLAPEGRLQRDGLRALSSLLVHGNNKVMAAVSTQLRSLSLGPVFRERALLCFLDQLEDEDVQTRVAGCLALGCIKAPEGIEPLVYLCQTDTEAVREAARQSLQQCGEEGQSAHRRLEESLDALPRIFGPGSMASTAF
- the RIPOR1 gene encoding rho family-interacting cell polarization regulator 1 isoform X1, with the protein product MSAKKRGSPARTHSMMSLSVRPQRRLLSARVNRSQSFAGVLGSQERGPRSFPAFSPPGPPRKPPALSRVSRMFSVAHPAPKVPQPERLDLVYTALKQGLTAYLEVHQQEQEKLQGQIRESKRNSRLGFLYDLDKQVKSIERFLRRLEFHASKIDELYEAYCVQRRLRDGAYNMIRAYSTGSPGSREARDSLAEATRGHREYTESMCLLESELEAQLGEFHLRMKGLAGFARLCVGDQYEICMKYGRQRWKLRGRIEGSGKQVWDSEETVFLPLLTEFLSIKVTELKGLANHVVVGSVSCETKDLFAALPQVVAVDINDLGTIKLSLEVTWSPFDKDDQPSTASTVNKASTVTKRFSTYSQSPPDTPSLREQAFYNMLRRQEELENGTAWSLSSESSDDSSSPQLSGIARHSSAPRPLVQQPEPLPIQVTFRRPETPTSAPVDEERIMAPALANGHAPYSRTLSHISEASVDAALAEASVEALGLECLAQGPSLPAHLDPTHGEQPGPVPPAVDPCHSATSLTLSTTGPTHISTDPALSAHLDLVHKITDSSPSELPGPTHTIRGSTYNDISLTQSAPSLTHITTASTHKPMVSTLTTTSPTPSATAPVQTTTSPTHKPMLCTLTTEGPTTNTTGPVQTTTSPIHTTTSPTHTTASLTQTTISSAHTTASPTHATISPTHATTSPTHASTSPAHKARMSTHTTTSPTPKAKDPVQTTRSPTHPVTSPTLITVSSSTFLDHAMLPSSSAKADPTLPGTNTQSCSYPFSTPCTQADPVAPSPSYPSPACSSCEPLTSPSPDSPEPDLQSPSPPLSPVAPVAQHLDLSLAVATQAPVPGAAGGAGDRRLEEALGALMAALDDYRGQFPELQGLEQEVTRLESLLMQKQGLTRSRASSLSITVEHALESFSFLNEDEDEDIDSPGDRPPNSLEPGAEDSLDLPSARPLSTECPALDAALVQHLYHCSRLLLKLGTFGPLRCQEAWALERLLREARVLEAVCELSRRWEVPATSAQEVVQFSASRPSFLTFWDQCTEGLSPFICPVERVLLTFCNQYSARLSLRQPGLAEAVCVKFLEDALGQKLPRRPQTGPGEQFTIFQFWSYVEALDSPSMEAYVTETAEEVLLVRNLNSDDQAVVLKALRLAPEGRLQRDGLRALSSLLVHGNNKVMAAVSTQLRSLSLGPVFRERALLCFLDQLEDEDVQTRVAGCLALGCIKAPEGIEPLVYLCQTDTEAVREAARQSLQQCGEEGQSAHRRLEESLDALPRIFGPGSMASTAF
- the RIPOR1 gene encoding rho family-interacting cell polarization regulator 1 isoform X2, which encodes MSAKKRGSPARTHSMMSLSVRPQRRLLSARVNRSQSFAGVLGSQERGPRSFPAFSPPGPPRKPPALSRVSRMFSVAHPAPKVPQPERLDLVYTALKQGLTAYLEVHQQEQEKLQGQIRESKRNSRLGFLYDLDKQVKSIERFLRRLEFHASKIDELYEAYCVQRRLRDGAYNMIRAYSTGSPGSREARDSLAEATRGHREYTESMCLLESELEAQLGEFHLRMKGLAGFARLCVGDQYEICMKYGRQRWKLRGRIEGSGKQVWDSEETVFLPLLTEFLSIKVTELKGLANHVVVGSVSCETKDLFAALPQVVAVDINDLGTIKLSLEVTWSPFDKDDQPSTASTVNKASTVTKRFSTYSQSPPDTPSLREQAFYNMLRRQEELENGTAWSLSSESSDDSSSPQLSGIARHSSAPRPLVQQPEPLPIQVTFRRPETPTSAPVDEERIMAPALANGHAPYSRTLSHISEASVDAALAEASVEALGLECLAQGPSLPAHLDPTHGEQPGPVPPAVDPCHSATSLTLSTTGPTHISTDPALSAHLDLVHKITDSSPSELPGPTHTIRGSTYNDISLTQSAPSLTHITTASTHKPMVSTLTTTSPTPSATAPVQTTTSPTHKPMLCTLTTEGPTTNTTGPVQTTTSPIHTTTSPTHTTASLTQTTISSAHTTASPTHATISPTHATTSPTHASTSPAHKARMSTHTTTSPTPKAKDPVQTTRSPTHPVTSPTLITVSSSTFLDHAMLPSSSAKADPTLPGTNTQSCSYPFSTPCTQADPVAPSPSYPSPACSSCEPLTSPSPDSPEPDLQSPSPPLSPVAPVAQHLDLSLAVATQAPVPGAAGGAGDRRLEEALGALMAALDDYRGQFPELQGLEQEVTRLESLLMKQGLTRSRASSLSITVEHALESFSFLNEDEDEDIDSPGDRPPNSLEPGAEDSLDLPSARPLSTECPALDAALVQHLYHCSRLLLKLGTFGPLRCQEAWALERLLREARVLEAVCELSRRWEVPATSAQEVVQFSASRPSFLTFWDQCTEGLSPFICPVERVLLTFCNQYSARLSLRQPGLAEAVCVKFLEDALGQKLPRRPQTGPGEQFTIFQFWSYVEALDSPSMEAYVTETAEEVLLVRNLNSDDQAVVLKALRLAPEGRLQRDGLRALSSLLVHGNNKVMAAVSTQLRSLSLGPVFRERALLCFLDQLEDEDVQTRVAGCLALGCIKAPEGIEPLVYLCQTDTEAVREAARQSLQQCGEEGQSAHRRLEESLDALPRIFGPGSMASTAF